A genome region from Arachis duranensis cultivar V14167 chromosome 8, aradu.V14167.gnm2.J7QH, whole genome shotgun sequence includes the following:
- the LOC107463355 gene encoding uncharacterized protein LOC107463355, protein MFLQIADALSNVYPYFQQRVDATGRRGLSPLQKYTAAIRMLAYGVGADAVDDYVRIGESTTIEYLKKFVEGVILVFEDEYLQKSKPNDVQRLLQMAEGRDFPNMLGSIDCMHWQWKNCPKAWKGMYMSGYRGVATIVLEVVASSDLWIWHAFFGVSGSNNDNNVLDRSPVFDDILNDRAPEPQGEKRKLFAQYQEGQRKDVERTFGVLQARFAIIRGPTHFWKKKKLANIMGAYIILHKMIVEDERDTYAKKFAQDLEYDDVENGLSQPQLGEEDFAPYHQFLQRNAQLQNRQQHRQLKEDLIEHIWQFHNACRQL, encoded by the exons ATGTTCCTTCAGATAGCAGACGCTCTCTCAAACGTCTATCCTTATTTCCAACAGAGGGTTGatgcaactggaagaagaggcttGTCGCCACTCCAAAAATATACCGCTGCGATACGGATGTTAGCATATGGCGTAGGAGCTGATGCTGTTGATGATTATGTGCGCATAGGCGAGAGCACTACAATTGAATACTtgaaaaaatttgttgaaggtgTCATTTTAGTGTTCGAGGATGAATACTTgcaaaaatccaaaccaaatgaCGTACAACGCCTGCTACAAATGGCGGAGGGTCGTGACTTCCCTAACATGTTGGGTAGCATTGACTGTATGCATTGGCAATGGAAAAATTGTCCAAAGGCGTGGAAAGGTATGTACATGAGTGGTTATCGTGGGGTTGCAACCATAGTACTTGAGGTTGTAGCATCTTCAGACCTTTGGATATGGCATGCGTTTTTTGGAGTTTCTGGTTCAAATAACGATAACAATGTGTTAGATCGTTCTCCAGTGTTCGATGATATTCTTAACGATCGTGCTCCGGAG CCACAAGGAGAGAAACGCAAGTTATTTGCACAATACCAAGAAGGGCAAAGAAAAGATGTTGAGCGAACATTCGGAGTGTTGCAAGCACGCTTTGCAATTATACGTGGTCCAACTCATttttggaaaaagaagaagcttgccaaCATAATGGGAGCTTATATTATATTGCATAAAATGATTGTTGAGGATGAAAGAGACACTTATGCGAAAAAATTTGCTCAAGACTTAGAGTATGATGATGTCGAAAATGGCTTATCACAACCTCAGCTGGGAGAAGAAGATTTCGCACCATACCATCAATTTCTCCAACGAAATGCCCAACTTCAAAATAGGCAGCAGCATAGACAATTGAAAGAGGACTTGATTGAACACATATGGCAATTTCACAATGCTTGTCGTCAACTATAA
- the LOC107463373 gene encoding defensin Ec-AMP-D2, which produces MERTRFGLFFFLLFLLASQMVVQSEGRHCESKSHRFKGMCVHERNCASVCNLEGFSGGKCRGFRRRCFCTRHC; this is translated from the exons ATGGAGAGGACACGATTTgggcttttcttcttccttctctttctccttgcTTCTC AGATGGTGGTGCAAAGCGAGGGAAGACACTGCGAGTCAAAGAGCCACCGGTTTAAAGGAATGTGCGTTCACGAACGCAACTGTGCTTCGGTTTGTAACTTAGAAGGTTTCTCCGGCGGAAAGTGCCGTGGCTTCCGTCGACGCTGCTTCTGCACCAGGCATTGCTAA
- the LOC107463430 gene encoding myb-related protein 308, with product MGRSPCCEKEHTNKGAWTKEEDERLINYIKIHGEGCWRSLPKAAGLLRCGKSCRLRWINYLRPDLKRGNFTEEEDELIINLHSLLGNKWSLIAARLPGRTDNEIKNYWNTHIKRKLYSRGIDPQTHRPLNATGITTTATVATANNKKSKEKNDSIILSTNIINDNNNNKFQLVSELVCEDSSNSSSGVTIEEQTYPLHNHQNNHNNHHHRQLNLDLSIGLPSQQNNQASSNSMNQENNKKLKQEQEEAHGVFYHHPWYGNSDNTNNNSKSVCLCYGLGFQSNNNKVCSCKGAIVGGTAVTTTAADNSLYRFYRPMNI from the exons atgGGTAGATCTCCTTGTTGTGAGAAAGAACACACAAACAAAGGAGCTTGGACCAAAGAGGAAGATGAACGCCTCATCAACTACATCAAGATTCATGGTGAAGGTTGTTGGAGATCTCTTCCCAAAGCTGCtg GTTTATTGAGATGTGGAAAGAGTTGCAGATTGAGATGGATAAATTACCTGAGGCCTGATCTAAAGAGAGGAAACTTcactgaagaagaagatgaactcATCATCAACCTTCATAGCTTACTTGGAAACAA GTGGTCTTTAATAGCTGCAAGGTTACCCGGAAGAACAGATaacgaaataaaaaattattggaaCACTCACATCAAAAGAAAACTCTACAGCCGGGGAATTGATCCTCAAACTCACCGGCCGCTTAATGCGACCGGAATCACAACCACAGCCACAGTCGCAACCGCAAACAATAAGAAAAGCAAGGAAAAAAACGATAGCATTATTTTAAGCACCAACATTATTaatgacaacaacaataacaagtTTCAATTGGTGAGTGAATTGGTTTGTGAAGATTCATCAAATAGTAGCAGTGGTGTTACCATTGAAGAACAAACATAccctcttcataatcatcaaaataatcataataatcatcatcatcgcCAACTCAACTTGGATCTTTCCATTGGTCTTCCCTCTCAACAAAATAACCAAGCTTCTTCAAATTCCATGAACCAAGAAAACAACAAGAAGttgaagcaagaacaagaagaagcacATGGTGTTTTCTATCATCATCCATGGTATGGCAATAGtgataatactaataataatagtaagaGTGTGTGCTTGTGTTATGGTCTAGGGTTTCAAAGTAACAATAACAAAGTGTGTAGCTGCAAAGGTGCCATTGTTGGTGGTACGGCGGTTACTACAACCGCCGCAGATAATAGCTTGTATAGATTTTATAGACCTATGAATatatag